The following coding sequences lie in one Chanos chanos chromosome 4, fChaCha1.1, whole genome shotgun sequence genomic window:
- the dhrs7 gene encoding dehydrogenase/reductase SDR family member 7 isoform X1, which yields MYLSFAVLSMDISSLILVGSAVYLIVQLLRFIFADADFTLLWAAKLGNKPEDKLRGQVVWITGASSGIGEELAYQLAALGARLILSARRQNELERVKRTCLEHSTLQEKDILVLPLDLLDRASHEAKTATALQHFGNIDVLINNGGRTQRSLCLDTSMEVYQAIMDLNFLGTVSITKQVLPHMTSRGTGIVATVSSVVGLAGAPLATGYSASKHALQGFFNSLRTELTDYPGITISTVCPGPVQSQIVHNAFTEELHKAVSNAGDQEHKMPTARCVRLILVGLANHVKEMWIAQQPFLLFYYLWQYMPTLAWYATNVLGRKRVQNFKAGLDADSAYFSKPKTKTS from the exons ATGTATTTATCATTTGCAGTATTATCGATGGATATTTCATCTCTAATTCTCGTAGGAAGTGCGGTATACTTGATAGTACAATTGTTACGCTTTATCTTCGCGGATGCCGACTTCACCTTGCTTTGGGCAGCTAAGTTAGGGAACAAACCAG AGGACAAACTGCGAGGGCAAGTGGTGTGGATCACAGGGGCCTCCAGTGGCATAGGTGAAGAGCTGGCTTATCAGTTAGCTGCGCTCGGTGCTCGACTAATTCTGTCTGCTCGGAGGCAGAATGAACTGGAGAGGGTGAAGCGCACCTGTTTAG agCACTCCACTCTACAAGAAAAGGATATTCTTGTTCTTCCACTCGATTTACTGGATCGGGCATCCCACGAAGCAAAAACTGCCACTGCGCTTCAGCACTTTGGCAAC ATTGATGTCCTGATTAATAACGGTGGTCGCACCCAGCGCTCACTGTGTTTGGACACCAGTATGGAGGTATATCAGGCCATCATGGACCTCAACTTCCTGGGTACGGTGTCAATCACCAAGCAAGTGCTGCCTCACATGACCAGCCGCGGAACAGGTATCGTGGCAACTGTCAGCAGCGTCGTTGGGCTGGCAGGGGCGCCCCTAGCAACAGGATATTCTGCCAGCAAACACGCGCTGCAG GGCTTCTTTAACTCTTTGCGGACTGAGCTGACCGACTATCCAGGTATCACCATCAGTACAGTGTGTCCAGGACCTGTGCAGTCTCAGATCGTCCACAATGCCTTCACAGAGGAGCTTCACAAG GCTGTGTCTAATGCAGGAGACCAGGAGCACAAGATGCCCACTGCCCGCTGTGTGCGTCTTATCCTCGTTGGTTTGGCCAATCATGTGAAAGAGATGTGGATCGCCCAGCAGCCTTTTCTGCTGTTCTACTATTTGTGGCAGTACATGCCGACTTTGGCTTGGTATGCGACCAATGTATTGGGCAGGAAGAGAGTGCAGAACTTCAAGGCAGGACTG GATGCAGATTCTGCCTACTTTTCCAAGCCGAAGACCAAGACTTCATGA
- the dhrs7 gene encoding dehydrogenase/reductase SDR family member 7 isoform X2 encodes MYLSFAVLSMDISSLILVGSAVYLIVQLLRFIFADADFTLLWAAKLGNKPEDKLRGQVVWITGASSGIGEELAYQLAALGARLILSARRQNELERVKRTCLEHSTLQEKDILVLPLDLLDRASHEAKTATALQHFGNGFFNSLRTELTDYPGITISTVCPGPVQSQIVHNAFTEELHKAVSNAGDQEHKMPTARCVRLILVGLANHVKEMWIAQQPFLLFYYLWQYMPTLAWYATNVLGRKRVQNFKAGLDADSAYFSKPKTKTS; translated from the exons ATGTATTTATCATTTGCAGTATTATCGATGGATATTTCATCTCTAATTCTCGTAGGAAGTGCGGTATACTTGATAGTACAATTGTTACGCTTTATCTTCGCGGATGCCGACTTCACCTTGCTTTGGGCAGCTAAGTTAGGGAACAAACCAG AGGACAAACTGCGAGGGCAAGTGGTGTGGATCACAGGGGCCTCCAGTGGCATAGGTGAAGAGCTGGCTTATCAGTTAGCTGCGCTCGGTGCTCGACTAATTCTGTCTGCTCGGAGGCAGAATGAACTGGAGAGGGTGAAGCGCACCTGTTTAG agCACTCCACTCTACAAGAAAAGGATATTCTTGTTCTTCCACTCGATTTACTGGATCGGGCATCCCACGAAGCAAAAACTGCCACTGCGCTTCAGCACTTTGGCAAC GGCTTCTTTAACTCTTTGCGGACTGAGCTGACCGACTATCCAGGTATCACCATCAGTACAGTGTGTCCAGGACCTGTGCAGTCTCAGATCGTCCACAATGCCTTCACAGAGGAGCTTCACAAG GCTGTGTCTAATGCAGGAGACCAGGAGCACAAGATGCCCACTGCCCGCTGTGTGCGTCTTATCCTCGTTGGTTTGGCCAATCATGTGAAAGAGATGTGGATCGCCCAGCAGCCTTTTCTGCTGTTCTACTATTTGTGGCAGTACATGCCGACTTTGGCTTGGTATGCGACCAATGTATTGGGCAGGAAGAGAGTGCAGAACTTCAAGGCAGGACTG GATGCAGATTCTGCCTACTTTTCCAAGCCGAAGACCAAGACTTCATGA